In Silene latifolia isolate original U9 population chromosome X, ASM4854445v1, whole genome shotgun sequence, the following proteins share a genomic window:
- the LOC141619499 gene encoding uncharacterized protein LOC141619499 → MWNHGILYFDGASNIRGYVIRVLLISHEGVHTLISVKLDFEVINNASEYEARLIGLQTSVNLGIYQITGSWEIRSESLAPYQSRIDQVAQFFDHIVYLHLPREENQFEDALTKHTSLINMPDTVMEMPLCIERRSELAYVHCLTYENENQEESCYQAILNYKLNGKYPPDMDRRGQQAIRLLASQYVLNQGELYKRTPHGVILLCLDHLKAMKFTEEVHCGECGPHISGLMMAKKIMRLCYK, encoded by the coding sequence ATGTGGAATCATGGGATCCTCTATTTCGATGGGGCTTCCAATATCAGAGGGTACGTtataagagtgttgctcatttctcatGAAGGCGTGCATACACTGATTTCTgttaaactcgacttcgaggtaatTAATAACGCGTCAGAATATGAGGCCAGGCTCATTGGTTTACAAACATCGGTCAATTTAGGGATCTATCAAATTACCGGATCTTGGGAAATTCGGAGTGAAAGCCTTGCACCATATCAATccaggatagatcaagtcgctcaattcttcgacCACATTGTCTATttgcatctacctcgagaagaaaatcagtttgaaGATGCTCTTACAAAACATACATCCTTGATCAACATGCCCGACACCGTGATGGAAATGCCATTGTGCATCGAGCGACGGTCCGAACTGGCTTATGTCCACTGTCTTACCTATGAAAACGAAAATCAAGAGGAGTCTTGTTACCAAGCAATTTTGAATTACAAGCTCAATGGCAAATACCCGCCAGATATGGACAGGAGGGGACAACAAGCAATACGTTTACTGGCATCTCAATATGTCCTGAATCAAGGAGAGTTATATAAGAGAACACCACACGGCGTCATTTTGCTTTGCCTTGATCATTTAAAAGCAATGAAATTTACGGAAGAAGTCCACTGTGgggaatgcggtcctcatataaGTGGActaatgatggcaaagaaaatcatgcgTCTATGCTACAAGTAG